The Arachis hypogaea cultivar Tifrunner chromosome 19, arahy.Tifrunner.gnm2.J5K5, whole genome shotgun sequence genome has a window encoding:
- the LOC112775561 gene encoding prefoldin subunit 2 isoform X2 produces the protein MAGKAEGSDHREPVNEQAVANIYAAMRSELNQIHSKITELEMEVSEHSLVVNAIQPLDPSRRCYRMIGGVLVERTVKEVLPAVLRNKEGLEEVISRLNEALEKKKKEIVEFEAKYKIRIRKADAEVKDESGRKEGTAQGVLVGPAGGSEA, from the coding sequence ATGGCTGGTAAAGCTGAAGGTAGTGATCACAGAGAGCCAGTTAATGAACAAGCAGTTGCAAATATATATGCGGCAATGAGGTCTGAACTCAACCAAATTCACTCGAAAATCACCGAGCTGGAAATGGAAGTTAGCGAGCACTCGCTGGTAGTTAATGCCATTCAGCCGCTTGATCCCTCTAGGCGATGCTATCGAATGATTGGGGGTGTTCTGGTCGAGAGAACTGTGAAGGAGGTCTTGCCTGCGGTGCTGCGCAACAAAGAGGGACTCGAAGAAGTTATTAGCAGGCTCAATGAAGCattggaaaagaagaaaaaggagattgttgagtttgaggCTAAATATAAAATCAGGATAAGGAAAGCTGATGCAGAGGTGAAGGATGAATCCGGTAGGAAGGAAGGCACCGCTCAAGGCGTTCTTGTTGGCCCTGCAGGTGGAAGTGAAGCATAG